CGATGAATCAGACATCTTCTTCACGAGATGGAATCGCTTGTATTGGCGAACCATCTTCACTTGGATTCCATCGAGGATCAAGGACAGTTGCGCGGGCGAAATCGGCCCCTCGGTTGGATCCGGATAAAACATTCCCGCCTCCAATCTCTTGTGCCAGATGGCGTATCCCGTCTCATCCCACCACAGCGCTTTGACTTGGTCCCGGCGCTTGTTGAAAAACACGAAGACCTTTCCGGATGTGGGATCTTGCGACAGGAATTGGTTGCACATGCCGGTGAGCCCATTGAAGGATTTGCGCATGTCGGCAGGCTGACCGCAAAGAAAGATCCGCAGATTGGAGGGGCTCAGCATCAGGCCACCTCTTCCCACTCGATGACCACCTCAACAAATTCGATGGGCGGCAAACTCTCCGATGACAGCAGGCGCTCGCGTAGACGATGTCGCATCGCCTTCGAGCTGGCAAGCCAAGAGGCTGCGGCGCGAACTTGGGTATGTGCGAAAAAGACGTCCATGATTCCTCCTCGATGGGGCAATCGCGGAAGAATCAATTCACAAGAAGATCCTGGGGAGAGGGGATCACCGAGTGCTTACCAACCGCGGGGAGCACGACCACGAAGGCACTCGCTCTCTTCTGAGGCGGTCCGGGTCGCTTCGCCCCGCCACGGCGGGGATCCTTTTCGTCAACATGACCACGGCTGGATCCGTCCAACGAGCCCTTGCAGATCTCTGCGGGGGCTTTTTTGTGGGGGGAAAGGACTCCGCCACAGCTCAGGCGCCAGACTAGAACGTGCTGGATCTATGGTTTGATCGTAGGGTTCGAAACGATTGTGAACACGAGAGTCTTCTGGCACGCTTCGCTGGTGATTTCGTG
This DNA window, taken from Fibrobacterota bacterium, encodes the following:
- the tnpB gene encoding IS66 family insertion sequence element accessory protein TnpB; its protein translation is MLSPSNLRIFLCGQPADMRKSFNGLTGMCNQFLSQDPTSGKVFVFFNKRRDQVKALWWDETGYAIWHKRLEAGMFYPDPTEGPISPAQLSLILDGIQVKMVRQYKRFHLVKKMSDSSI